The following are encoded together in the Gemmatimonadaceae bacterium genome:
- a CDS encoding serine hydrolase: protein MTRLVLALACVSIAVTPRLAAIGQGGLARHPARAPISHQRQARQIDSLAREAVTSRRLASVSIGVVQGPDTILLRAWGDASHRPTRPATPATVYRLASLTKQFTSAIILQLIAEQRLALTDTLGKFLPWVPASWRGVTIQQLLNHTSGIPSYTSLGAPWVARWAEDMSPDTIIALTAGRPLDFAPGSGWRYDNTGYVILGRLIELLDNRPYAASVASRIAQPLGLTTLRYCPTVPIPPRDAVGTEAAPGKTFRPAAALSLTQPFAAGALCASAGELIRWNVALHGGHVVTAPLYLRMTTPEGAARTTHYGFGIGRDSTGGRLRYTHSGGINGFATSNSFWPDSALSVVVLANTEGNEVDALAEQIRRVLMGEPLVPRPKPIALTRAQLSAHAGRYELTLPSRTIGLTVRVAGAYLLATFDGDSPTTMVPIAAHRFMSEQDANTQLVFALTDGHVTGITLESGPQKFTGRRVGDAP, encoded by the coding sequence ATGACGCGCCTCGTTCTCGCTCTGGCCTGTGTGTCCATCGCCGTGACGCCTCGCCTCGCCGCCATCGGCCAAGGAGGACTCGCGCGACACCCGGCGCGCGCGCCGATCTCACACCAGCGACAGGCGCGACAAATCGACTCGTTGGCGCGTGAGGCCGTGACATCGCGGCGACTGGCCTCAGTGTCCATCGGTGTCGTGCAGGGACCCGACACCATCCTGCTGCGCGCGTGGGGTGATGCATCACACCGTCCGACTCGCCCGGCCACTCCGGCCACGGTTTACCGACTGGCCTCGCTCACCAAGCAGTTCACCTCGGCCATCATCTTGCAGCTCATTGCCGAGCAACGGCTCGCGCTCACCGATACGCTGGGCAAGTTCCTGCCGTGGGTGCCCGCGTCGTGGCGCGGGGTGACCATCCAGCAATTGCTCAATCACACCTCCGGCATCCCCAGCTATACCAGCCTCGGCGCGCCCTGGGTGGCCCGTTGGGCCGAGGATATGTCGCCGGATACGATCATCGCGCTCACCGCGGGACGGCCGCTGGACTTTGCGCCGGGAAGCGGTTGGCGATACGACAACACCGGCTACGTCATTCTCGGTCGTCTTATCGAGCTGCTCGACAACCGCCCGTATGCCGCCTCGGTCGCGTCCCGCATCGCCCAGCCGCTCGGGCTCACCACGTTGCGATACTGTCCCACGGTGCCGATCCCGCCGCGTGATGCGGTGGGAACGGAGGCCGCGCCCGGCAAGACCTTTCGACCGGCCGCCGCCCTGTCGCTGACGCAGCCCTTCGCCGCGGGTGCCCTCTGCGCATCGGCTGGTGAATTGATTCGATGGAACGTGGCGCTGCATGGTGGGCATGTGGTGACGGCACCGCTGTACCTCCGCATGACAACGCCCGAGGGTGCCGCCCGGACCACTCACTATGGGTTTGGCATTGGCCGAGATAGCACGGGTGGACGCCTGCGATACACGCACAGCGGCGGTATCAACGGGTTTGCCACCAGCAATAGTTTCTGGCCTGACAGTGCACTGTCGGTGGTGGTTTTGGCGAACACGGAAGGCAATGAGGTGGATGCACTGGCCGAGCAGATTCGTCGCGTGTTGATGGGAGAACCGTTGGTCCCTCGACCAAAGCCGATCGCGCTGACTCGCGCGCAACTGTCCGCGCACGCGGGTCGGTATGAACTCACACTGCCGTCGCGCACCATTGGTCTCACGGTGCGCGTGGCTGGCGCGTATCTGCTCGCGACATTTGACGGTGACTCCCCCACCACGATGGTGCCCATTGCCGCGCATCGATTCATGTCGGAGCAGGACGCGAATACGCAGCTGGTGTTTGCGTTGACCGACGGACATGTCACGGGCATCACGCTGGAATCCGGCCCCCAGAAATTCACGGGGCGTCGCGTTGGCGACGCCCCGTGA
- a CDS encoding adenylosuccinate synthase, with amino-acid sequence MFDTTTRTMVVVGAQWGDEGKGKLVDVLAEKADWVVRYQGGANAGHTVHIGERSFVLHQVPSGIMHPGVRCAIGNGVVLDPETLFVEIDELVADGIDVEGRLYVSERAHLVMPYHKLLDKASAASKAIGTTGRGIGMAYEDKVARRGVRVLDLRHPDRLRELVAAGVERANAQLERTGADARASVDETMQALSALTPRLMAIAEDVGLCVHRAIKSGAAVLLEGAQGSLLDVDHGTYPFVTSSNTTVGGAATGVGISPMSIQSALGVVKAYTTRVGNGPLPTELEEPLHSEVRKLGNEYGATTGRPRRCGWFDGVVVRYAARVNGLTGLAMTKLDVLDTLPKLAICTGYQVDGELHTEFPADLQMLEQAQPVYEWYEGWRQPTQDARQLSDLPRAARVYLDRIEALCETPIAFVSVGTRRDQIIGVHDSV; translated from the coding sequence ATGTTCGATACGACAACGCGCACGATGGTGGTGGTGGGCGCGCAGTGGGGCGACGAAGGCAAAGGCAAGCTGGTGGACGTGTTGGCGGAAAAGGCCGACTGGGTGGTGCGCTATCAGGGCGGCGCCAACGCCGGTCATACGGTCCACATCGGCGAGCGATCGTTCGTGCTCCATCAGGTTCCCAGCGGCATCATGCATCCGGGGGTGCGGTGTGCCATCGGTAATGGTGTGGTGCTCGATCCGGAGACCCTGTTCGTCGAAATCGACGAGTTGGTGGCGGACGGCATCGATGTCGAAGGGCGCCTGTATGTGAGCGAACGCGCGCATCTGGTGATGCCGTATCACAAGCTGCTGGACAAGGCGAGCGCTGCCAGCAAGGCGATCGGCACCACGGGTCGCGGCATCGGCATGGCGTACGAGGACAAAGTCGCGCGTCGCGGCGTGCGCGTGTTGGATTTGCGTCATCCTGATCGCTTGCGTGAGTTGGTCGCGGCGGGCGTTGAGCGAGCGAACGCGCAGCTGGAACGCACCGGGGCTGACGCGCGGGCGTCCGTCGACGAGACCATGCAGGCGCTCTCGGCGCTTACGCCGCGATTGATGGCGATTGCCGAGGATGTGGGGCTGTGCGTCCACCGTGCCATCAAGAGTGGCGCGGCCGTGTTGCTGGAGGGCGCGCAGGGCTCGTTGCTCGATGTCGATCACGGGACGTATCCGTTTGTGACGTCGAGCAATACCACCGTGGGCGGAGCCGCCACCGGCGTGGGAATCTCCCCGATGTCGATTCAGTCGGCGCTGGGAGTGGTGAAGGCCTATACGACGCGCGTGGGCAACGGCCCGCTGCCGACGGAGCTGGAAGAGCCGTTGCACAGCGAAGTGCGAAAGTTGGGGAACGAGTATGGCGCGACCACGGGACGGCCGCGTCGGTGTGGTTGGTTTGACGGCGTGGTGGTTCGGTACGCGGCGCGCGTGAACGGACTGACCGGACTGGCCATGACCAAGCTGGACGTCCTGGACACGCTGCCGAAGCTGGCGATCTGCACCGGATATCAGGTGGACGGTGAGCTGCATACGGAGTTTCCGGCTGATCTGCAGATGCTGGAGCAGGCGCAGCCCGTGTATGAGTGGTACGAAGGCTGGCGGCAACCCACGCAGGACGCCCGTCAATTGTCGGATCTGCCGCGCGCCGCGCGAGTGTACCTCGATCGGATAGAAGCCTTGTGCGAAACGCCGATTGCGTTTGTCAGTGTGGGTACGCGGCGGGATCAGATCATCGGGGTGCATGACTCGGTCTGA
- a CDS encoding glycine--tRNA ligase: MAAQPDVMEKLVSLCKRRGFIFQSSEIYGGTGSVWDYGPLGVELKRNIKDRWWNAMVRARDDIEGLDAAILMHPRTWEASGHVAGFVDPLVDCKTCKGRFRADKLEDAKCPQKPSKQPGQADQCQLTEARNFNLMFKTYMGALEESASIVYLRPETAQGIFVNFLNVQQSMRQKVPFGIAQIGKAFRNEITPGNFIFRTREFEQMEMQFFVEPGTDMAWFEQWKQQRMDWHLALGLSPERLRFHQHTAGELAHYARAAFDVTFDFGGTLGFQEIEGVHNRGDFDLTQHQQFSSKKLEYFDQLNNKRYVPYVIETSVGADRVTLAALVNAYREESVAGEDEGRVVLGLHPSLAPIKAAIFPLTKKDGQPEMAHRIVEDLRGAFKVDYDESGSIGKRYRRQDEVGTPFCVTIDPQSTSDDTVTVRDRDSLAQERIAAGKVKEYVAAKLVR; this comes from the coding sequence ATGGCTGCTCAACCCGACGTGATGGAAAAACTCGTTTCGCTGTGCAAGCGACGCGGCTTCATCTTCCAGTCCTCCGAGATCTACGGCGGCACCGGATCGGTGTGGGACTACGGTCCGTTGGGCGTGGAGCTCAAGCGCAACATCAAGGATCGCTGGTGGAATGCGATGGTGCGGGCGCGCGACGATATCGAAGGACTCGACGCGGCCATCCTGATGCATCCACGCACGTGGGAAGCGAGCGGCCACGTGGCGGGATTTGTCGACCCGCTGGTGGACTGCAAGACGTGCAAGGGCCGGTTCCGCGCCGACAAGCTGGAAGATGCGAAGTGCCCGCAGAAGCCCAGCAAGCAGCCCGGCCAGGCGGACCAGTGCCAGCTGACGGAGGCCCGCAACTTCAACCTGATGTTCAAGACGTACATGGGCGCGCTGGAGGAGAGCGCGTCGATCGTGTACCTGCGTCCGGAAACGGCACAGGGCATCTTCGTGAACTTCCTGAACGTGCAGCAGTCGATGCGCCAGAAAGTGCCGTTCGGCATCGCCCAGATCGGCAAGGCGTTCCGCAACGAGATCACGCCGGGCAATTTCATCTTCCGCACGCGCGAATTCGAGCAGATGGAGATGCAGTTCTTCGTCGAGCCCGGCACGGATATGGCATGGTTCGAGCAGTGGAAGCAGCAGCGCATGGACTGGCATCTGGCGCTCGGGTTGTCACCGGAGCGCCTGCGATTCCACCAGCACACCGCCGGTGAGCTGGCGCACTATGCGCGCGCAGCGTTCGACGTCACGTTCGATTTCGGCGGCACGCTGGGCTTCCAGGAAATTGAAGGCGTGCACAATCGCGGCGACTTCGATCTCACGCAGCATCAGCAGTTTTCCTCGAAGAAGCTGGAGTATTTCGACCAGCTTAACAACAAACGGTACGTGCCGTACGTGATTGAGACCTCGGTGGGCGCCGATCGCGTGACGCTGGCCGCGTTGGTCAACGCGTACCGGGAGGAGTCGGTGGCGGGCGAGGACGAAGGGCGCGTGGTGCTCGGCCTGCATCCGTCGCTTGCGCCCATCAAGGCGGCGATCTTCCCGCTGACGAAGAAGGATGGCCAACCGGAAATGGCGCACCGCATCGTCGAAGACTTGCGGGGCGCGTTCAAGGTGGACTACGACGAGTCCGGATCTATCGGCAAGCGCTACCGCCGACAGGACGAAGTGGGCACGCCGTTCTGCGTGACGATCGATCCGCAAAGCACGAGTGACGACACGGTCACGGTGCGTGACCGGGATTCGTTGGCGCAGGAGCGAATCGCCGCGGGGAAGGTCAAGGAATACGTGGCGGCGAAGCTGGTGCGGTAG
- the ypdA gene encoding YpdA family putative bacillithiol disulfide reductase, producing the protein MTRSEHVDLVVVGAGPCGLAAAIAAQRAGLTAVVFDRGPIVSGIAGYPTYMTFFSTAERIAIGGVPFIVATEKPTRRDALAYYRGVATHFGLDVRAFESVEQLTAIPDADDARGAPRWRVETRHRSGATRVTAARAVVVATGYFGRPNRLQVPGEALPHVRHGYVDGHDAWNETVVIVGGGNSAVDAALDMHRSGGRVTMVHFGDALDPNIKPWVRPEIEARIREGQIAAVFGARVTAIEPEAVVVRSASGEQRLPATQVYTMTGYLPETGLLAQVGVPIDATTGIPAHDPLTMATPLPGLYLAGVIASGLQANRIFIENGRDHGDLIVAHLRSS; encoded by the coding sequence ATGACTCGGTCTGAGCACGTAGACCTGGTGGTGGTGGGCGCTGGTCCCTGCGGGCTGGCGGCGGCCATCGCCGCGCAGCGCGCGGGACTGACCGCCGTGGTGTTCGACCGCGGTCCCATTGTCAGTGGCATCGCCGGCTATCCCACGTACATGACGTTCTTCTCGACGGCCGAACGCATTGCCATTGGCGGTGTGCCGTTCATTGTCGCCACCGAGAAGCCCACGCGTCGCGATGCGCTGGCGTACTACCGTGGCGTGGCGACGCATTTCGGGTTGGATGTGCGCGCATTCGAGTCGGTGGAGCAACTGACGGCGATCCCGGATGCCGATGACGCGCGTGGCGCGCCGCGCTGGCGCGTGGAGACGCGGCATCGCAGCGGCGCGACGCGCGTCACTGCGGCCCGCGCAGTGGTGGTCGCGACGGGATATTTCGGTCGCCCCAATCGTCTGCAGGTGCCCGGGGAGGCGCTGCCCCATGTGCGCCACGGATACGTGGACGGGCACGACGCCTGGAACGAAACCGTGGTGATTGTGGGCGGGGGAAATTCCGCCGTGGACGCCGCGCTCGATATGCACCGCTCCGGCGGTCGCGTGACCATGGTGCATTTTGGCGACGCGCTCGATCCGAACATCAAGCCGTGGGTGCGGCCGGAGATTGAGGCTCGCATCCGCGAAGGGCAGATCGCCGCGGTGTTTGGCGCGCGGGTGACGGCCATTGAACCGGAGGCCGTGGTGGTGCGGTCGGCATCGGGCGAACAACGCCTGCCGGCCACCCAGGTCTACACAATGACGGGGTATCTCCCGGAAACCGGTCTGTTGGCGCAGGTTGGCGTGCCGATCGATGCCACCACCGGGATTCCGGCCCACGATCCACTCACGATGGCGACCCCGCTGCCGGGCCTCTACCTTGCGGGGGTGATCGCCTCCGGATTGCAGGCGAATCGCATCTTCATCGAGAACGGTCGCGATCACGGGGACCTGATCGTGGCGCATTTGCGCTCGTCCTGA
- a CDS encoding GAF domain-containing protein, with amino-acid sequence MSDILELLAIREIAHAFLLADRPSDVQQVALDRVTPILGAAFSLIMQVGDDGELLRPVAQHRWPARHQNWIGALRVRVGDGPSGLAVAERRLVEIPDVFADPSLDAWHEVAEELGFRSIVAAPLIGAEGPVGAIAFYFTDPTPVSDQQRALVRLVADQLAATADKAALIDALRRSNAALADANDALEREARTADADRRRRDRFLTTLTQRIRQSMDIDMPEGRTLEAVRATALAAEELAAVECGAHAPEISEVDPRAPLLDALQGWRARLRTVPITHGEPTVLLPTLRTDGRWLARLLTLLMGQVLQRDDGRQAIHADVELGRGFIAHRFEWSGAPLPDMSPRVSALVDTELPGMARHPSITPLDIALLVSLVRRLGGNVQCDDVRESGTSQGVTVVFPVDDLSP; translated from the coding sequence GTGTCCGACATCCTTGAACTTCTCGCCATTCGCGAGATCGCCCACGCGTTCCTGCTGGCAGACCGACCCAGCGATGTCCAGCAGGTGGCGCTCGATCGCGTGACACCCATTCTTGGCGCGGCCTTTTCGCTGATCATGCAGGTGGGTGATGATGGCGAGCTGCTCAGGCCGGTGGCGCAGCACCGGTGGCCGGCACGTCACCAGAATTGGATTGGCGCGCTGCGGGTGCGCGTTGGCGACGGACCAAGCGGACTGGCGGTGGCGGAACGCCGACTGGTGGAGATCCCTGACGTCTTTGCTGATCCGTCGCTGGATGCGTGGCATGAGGTCGCGGAAGAACTGGGATTCCGATCGATCGTGGCGGCGCCGCTGATCGGGGCCGAAGGGCCAGTCGGGGCGATCGCGTTCTACTTTACCGATCCCACGCCGGTGAGCGACCAGCAGCGGGCGTTGGTGCGCCTGGTGGCCGACCAGTTGGCGGCCACGGCCGACAAAGCGGCGCTCATCGATGCGTTGCGTCGCAGCAACGCGGCGCTGGCCGACGCGAATGATGCCCTGGAGCGTGAGGCGCGGACCGCCGACGCGGACCGCCGCCGTCGCGATCGGTTCCTGACCACCCTGACGCAACGGATTCGCCAGTCGATGGATATCGACATGCCGGAGGGTCGCACGCTGGAGGCGGTACGGGCCACCGCCTTGGCGGCCGAGGAGCTGGCGGCGGTGGAATGTGGCGCACACGCGCCGGAGATCAGTGAAGTCGATCCGCGCGCCCCGCTCCTGGACGCGCTTCAAGGGTGGCGCGCGCGACTCCGCACGGTACCCATAACGCATGGCGAACCCACGGTGTTGTTGCCCACCCTGCGCACCGATGGGCGCTGGCTGGCGCGATTGCTGACGCTGTTGATGGGACAGGTGCTGCAGCGAGACGACGGCCGCCAGGCGATCCACGCCGATGTGGAATTGGGGCGCGGCTTCATCGCCCATCGCTTCGAATGGTCGGGCGCGCCTCTCCCGGACATGTCCCCGCGCGTCAGTGCGCTGGTGGACACCGAACTTCCGGGCATGGCGCGTCATCCCAGCATTACGCCGCTGGACATCGCCCTGCTCGTCTCGTTGGTACGGCGGTTGGGCGGCAATGTGCAGTGCGATGACGTCCGAGAGAGCGGCACGTCGCAGGGCGTGACTGTGGTCTTTCCGGTGGACGATCTATCGCCCTGA